Genomic window (Prosthecochloris aestuarii DSM 271):
CTTCCCCGGCAATAGACGTCTCTGTTTCTGCAGCTGCGTGGCCATTGGTTGACAATCCGACTGCTTCTTCATCATCCTCGTACTCGAGACCTGCGTCGCCGAAAAAGTCGATGAGATGCTTCTCAAGGCCGAGTTTGCATGACGTATAGACCCTGTCGGCAAGAATATCGGCCCCTTCAAAACCGAGAATGGGGTAATAAGCGATCAGATGATCTTCAATATGGGTAGGAGTCGAAATGACCATACAGGGAACATCGAGCTTGCGGCAACTGTGGCGTTCCATCTGTGTACCGCATACCAGTTCAGGCATCTCATCTTCGATTTTCTTTGAGATCTCCTGGAATTTATCGGTCACGATCAATGGTTCAGGGAGGTATCCCTCAAGTTCGCTGCGCACCCAGTCTGCATGTCTGGAAAGATAGGTCCCTGCTCCGATGATCTGCATACCGAGCTCATCCTTGAGAAACTTCACCATCCCGACAGTATGGGTAGCATCACCGAAGACAAAAGCGCGTTTACCGCTGAAACTCTCCATATCGGCAGTTCGGGCGAACCACGGAACACCGCTCGGAGCGCTCAGGCCGTCAAGCGAAAATTCAGTGAGATCCGGCATATCAAGAAGAGGCAGACCCCTCTCACGAGCAATATCGTTGATCTGGGCAAGCAGATCTTCAATCCACTTCAGTGTAGGATTGACGCCCATGGGAGCTCCCGAAAGTATCGGCATACCGAACTTTTCGCGAAGGTATCGGGCCGCGCCATTGCCCATTTCATGATAGGGCACAACGTTGACCCAGGCTGAGGGAAGACGGCTCAGATCGTCCATACTGGCACCCCAGGGAGCGACAACATTGATAGTGATACCGAGCGTCTTGAGAATCCTTCGAAGGCTGGTAAGGTCGGAACGGAGATGAAATCCCAGAGAGGTGAATCCGAGCAGATTGACACTGGGTTGCTCGGTCAGTGTCTGCGGCTGGGCCGAACGCTTGACGAGCTCGGTAAACAACCCTTCTGCTGCTTCATGCTCCTGCACCCTGAACGGGTTGACATCATAGACAAGAATCTTGTCGGGATCGACGCCTGAGTGACGGGAAAGCTGTTCGAGATCCTCCTGAAGAAGTGCGGTGCTGCAGCTCGGCGCAACAACGATCATCCGAGGATTGTAATGTTCTTCTACCTGCTGCAGGGTTGCC
Coding sequences:
- a CDS encoding ferredoxin:protochlorophyllide reductase (ATP-dependent) subunit B, which produces MRLAFWLYEGTALHGISRVTNSMKDVHTVYHAPQGDDYITATYTMLERTPQFPGLSISVVRGQDLARGESRLPATLQQVEEHYNPRMIVVAPSCSTALLQEDLEQLSRHSGVDPDKILVYDVNPFRVQEHEAAEGLFTELVKRSAQPQTLTEQPSVNLLGFTSLGFHLRSDLTSLRRILKTLGITINVVAPWGASMDDLSRLPSAWVNVVPYHEMGNGAARYLREKFGMPILSGAPMGVNPTLKWIEDLLAQINDIARERGLPLLDMPDLTEFSLDGLSAPSGVPWFARTADMESFSGKRAFVFGDATHTVGMVKFLKDELGMQIIGAGTYLSRHADWVRSELEGYLPEPLIVTDKFQEISKKIEDEMPELVCGTQMERHSCRKLDVPCMVISTPTHIEDHLIAYYPILGFEGADILADRVYTSCKLGLEKHLIDFFGDAGLEYEDDEEAVGLSTNGHAAAETETSIAGEAATVVSAEGDGMPWTDDAEKMLKKVPFFVRKKVRKNTENYAREIGETTISGDVFRKAKEALGG